CCAGCGTGGTGAACGGTGCACAGACCGTCCACGCGATCCACCGGGCGTTCCGGAAGGCTCCCGAGGCCGTCGCCGACGGTCACGTGACCGTCCGGGTCATCTCGCTCAAGAACTGCCCACCGGACTTCGCCGACGCGGTGACCACCGCGACGAACACGCAGAACCGGGTCGAGCGGCGGGACTTCGTCGCCCTCGACCCGGTGCAGCGGCGCATCAAACAGGACTTCCTACTCTCGCTTCAGAAGGCGTACACGCTCAAGCGCGGTGAACCGGAGCCCACCCCGGAAAGCAGTGGTTGCTCGGTGGAGGTCGCCGCCACCGCGCTGGCCTGCGCGCACCGGAACTCCGACCTCGCGGTCCGGGCCAAGCTCGGCGCGGAACTGCTGTGGGAGGAGGGAACCCAGGGCGCCTACCACCTGTTGTTCAACGCGCAGGATCAACCTTCCGCCTACCAGATCTGGCGCAGCGTCCTCATCCTGCGGGAGGTCGACGCCACGCTCCAACGCACCGCGAAGAACCGGCAGGCACGGGCCGAAGCGATAGTGGAGCGCGGAAACCGGCTGATCGCACACATCGTCTTCCAATACCTCGACCTCGACGGCATCGACGAGCCCGACACCGACTGGGATGCGGTCCTGGGCCAGGTGCCCCAGGCGGTCGAACGGGCCGTCGACTGGCTCGTTCATCACGTCGATGCCGAGTTCAAGAAGCAACTGGTGTCCACCACGCTCACCGAACCCGAGCCCTGCCGTACCCTCGTGGGCCTGGTCCTGAGAGACCTGCGCAGCGGCGCCCCGGTCCCTGAGCTGCCGGCGGAATACCGCCCGGTGCGCAACGTCCCGAGGCAGCGTCGGCGCAACACCGTACCCACCCTGGTCGATGCCAACCGGCTCGCCGAGGGCACGCCGCTGACGTTCCGGGCGATCAGCCAGGCCGAGCGGGACGCGATGGCCGACTGGCTCGCCGCCGACCCGAGTCGCGGGGCCGCGACGTGGGTCAACCAACGGGTACGACCGATTCTCTGGGCCGCCGACGGGAAGCGCTACTCCCCCTCCGGGCTGGTGCAGAAGATGTGGCAGTTGGCCGAGTGGGGCAAGGCACCGGTCGCCGCCCAAGGGCCCCTCCGGTGGTTCGTCGCGGAGGGGCAGTCCCTGTGGAGGCTTGCCCTGGACACCCGCAACGACGGTGACCTCGGCGAGGGGGACGAGGAAGGATGAGCGCCGCGCACCACGAGTCGAAGTTCGGTGACGCGATCGTCGCCGCCCTGCTCGCCGCCGGATGGGAGATCGGCGACCCGGCCGACTACCGCCCCGACCTCGGCCTGGACACCGGGCGGCTCTTCGCCTTCATCGGCGCGACCCAGGCCGCCGAGTGGGAGGACCTGGTCACCTTCTACGGCGGGGACCGGGACGCCGCACAGCGCGGCTTCGTCAAGCGCCTCGACCAGGCGATCGCCACCGACGGGCTGCTCGACGTGCTGCGCAAGGGCGTGAAGGATCACGGCGTACGGATCCGGGTCGCGTACTTCAGGCCGTCGTTCGTGGAGTCGGACGGGATCCTCGCCGACTACCGGCGCAACCGGCTGACAGTGGTGCGGGAGCTGGCGTACGCCACCAAGCAGTCCGACCGGGGCAACCGGCTGGATCTGACCCTGTTCCTCAACGGCATCCCGGTGGCCACCGCGGAGCTCAAGAACCCGCTGACCGGCTCGGGGGTCGAGCATGCCAAGGAGCAGTACCGGCTCGAGCGGGATCCGGCCGAGCTGATCTTCTCCCGCCGGGTGATCGCCAACTTCGCCGTCGACCCCGACCGGGTCTTCGTCACCACCCGGCTGCGCGGCAAGCCGACCCGGTTCCTGCCCTTCGACACCGGCTCGGAAGGCCCGGGTCGGCCGGGCGGCAAGGGCAACCCGCCGGCCACCGAGTACGGGAAGTACGCCACCTCCTACCTGTGGGAGGAGATCTGGCAGCCGGACAACTGGCTCGACCTGCTGGAGCGCTTCGTCCACCTGCACCGGGAGAAGGGTGCGGACGGGCGTACCCGAAAGTCCTTGATCTTTCCGCGTTACCACCAGTGGCATGCCGTCAGGAAGCTCGCGGCGCACGCGGCACGGCACGGGGCCGGGCACAACTACCTGATCATGGCCTCGGC
Above is a window of Micromonospora rifamycinica DNA encoding:
- a CDS encoding AIPR family protein translates to MSGTPAAGASSYETAPKTQVQQVRSALLREFDGLIDVEDLANKSAVDREQAFLSRALAALTVRDLTGCDSAAAADAVIDGRDDIGIDAVAIDKNASHLWLVQSKWSDSGRGKFVVGDALKFVEGLRHIDGRQFDRFNARFQSIADQVVAVLSNRGSKITLVPTVMRTEPLAADVLQRLSDAQEEFNQFGNMLSRRVYLARDIWEVVRNDFAEPPIPLTARMHDWIRVVEPYEAFQGIVSVADIAEWYEAHEDRLFARNIRKPLGITQVNQGLIDTLTADPHNFWFFNNGITVLCDTVNPEYFQRAAKRSPVTLQLDGASVVNGAQTVHAIHRAFRKAPEAVADGHVTVRVISLKNCPPDFADAVTTATNTQNRVERRDFVALDPVQRRIKQDFLLSLQKAYTLKRGEPEPTPESSGCSVEVAATALACAHRNSDLAVRAKLGAELLWEEGTQGAYHLLFNAQDQPSAYQIWRSVLILREVDATLQRTAKNRQARAEAIVERGNRLIAHIVFQYLDLDGIDEPDTDWDAVLGQVPQAVERAVDWLVHHVDAEFKKQLVSTTLTEPEPCRTLVGLVLRDLRSGAPVPELPAEYRPVRNVPRQRRRNTVPTLVDANRLAEGTPLTFRAISQAERDAMADWLAADPSRGAATWVNQRVRPILWAADGKRYSPSGLVQKMWQLAEWGKAPVAAQGPLRWFVAEGQSLWRLALDTRNDGDLGEGDEEG